From the Diospyros lotus cultivar Yz01 chromosome 13, ASM1463336v1, whole genome shotgun sequence genome, one window contains:
- the LOC127787964 gene encoding uncharacterized protein LOC127787964, producing the protein MGSSNHCSRSAGNVPFTLELLRSSKPEENSNVVKLEILPLKGSQILKCQEKKKLESSHGRSYSDRHHRLMAGDEFKVPPKSLKISQKFGKVSEESNNDELVKHMSNLPSYLQRMEKGENSQEKALNFGVLDWERLEEWKYKKHPLPGGNTNVSPTGENSSFKANASLKLSSHVQSQSLIPQKKQPSSYRPQLKESHEGSFSQDVKQARGKVRQDFRAVYKSSMKPSSSIHGPNRVVPNDSSCVLPCSNKEPAILAQGKCIDKNPLCMKSSTVKESDTSKRLDNEATEPAVVKGSNSSDNHRLSFSLGKISRSSGFEESSTLPQLSSNCAIFKSGSVGSEASDSVSSEEVHPVKEYSDTLHLSCRPQLNGSHEGGFFQEVKQTQGKVSRQDFQTVYELSGREPSSSIHGWSRGVSNDSSSVFPCSNKGLVISTQGKCIEKNPSTVKPSSSPSFEPLTVKPSRGKESDVSKRLDNEATEPAVVKGSSSSDNRRFRFSFGKISRSSSFKESSTLPQLSSKYTIFKSGPVRSEASDYFSSEQFPSAKVYSEMLHSCPVPAGIETRANSNNLTAAQGMGLSNDAAHLFYNPNGTQNKSSAGAILTSKPFDEATGVAAKKGRHPSPNRRFSFSLGKMGRSLSLKETSSVPALSNTYASFYSGPMSSEEPGICNTANRNKINIHNRVRSSPLRRLLDPILKGRGTKPCHSADGIQSSTRNLNSTFEVISSTGSLQDKKHEASISQALLQLTVKNGLPLFKLVANNNSDILVALRKLTGSSKDDASWVYTFYSVQETKKKSGSWINQGHKGRSYDFGYDTVGQMKVFSSNHPDLTIQSSKDQFTEVESVLYGVDIRQAGQETQELVPNRELAAIIVKTPSGNSSDDSDPGKKCKKLTGREFMKSSQEGRTSCRKQESEKCSSIRVILPGGVHSLPSTGVPSPLIKRWKAGGSCDCGGWDVGCKLRILTSEDQSCKMSRPSTSCPEPDHFDLFNEGGGPDEGPMLSLTTFKKGIFSVEFDASISMLQAFSTSVAVISSQKVFDFSDENHLSDEKLLNESTLTGNNGIKAPTEVRREVPIRYVPSLPPSPVGRV; encoded by the exons ATGGGGTCAAGTAACCATTGCTCAAGATCTGCTGGCAACGTTCCATTCACTTTAGAACTCCTAAGAAGTTCAAAGCCAGAAGAAAACTCAAATGTTGTGAAGCTGGAGATTCTACCGCTTAAAGGAAGTCAAATTCTGAAGtgtcaagaaaagaaaaaattagaaagttcACATGGTCGATCTTACTCTGACCGGCATCACAGGTTGATGGCAGGTGATGAATTCAAAGTCCCGCCTAAATCTTTGAAGATCTCTCAAAAGTTTGGGAAAGTAAGTGAGGAGAGTAACAATGATGAGCTTGTTAAGCACATGTCAAATTTACCTAGCTATCTTCAGAGAATGGAGAAAGGAGAAAATTCCCAGGAGAAGGCTttgaattttggagttttaGATTGGGAGCGTCTAGAAGAATGGAAGTACAAAAAGCATCCCCTGCCAGGAGGTAACACTAATGTGTCTCCCACTGGTGAAAATTCCTCATTTAAGGCAAATGCATCGCTCAAACTCTCTAGTCATGTTCAGAGCCAGAGTCTCATTCCTCAAAAGAAGCAACCCTCATCCTATCGTCCTCAACTTAAAGAATCTCATGAAGGCAGCTTTTCGCAAGATGTTAAACAGGCTAGAGGGAAAGTCAGACAAGATTTTCGGGCTGTTTATAAATCTAGCATGAAACCATCTAGCTCAATCCATGGTCCTAACAGGGTAGTTCCAAATGATTCATCTTGTGTACTCCCATGTTCAAACAAAGAGCCAGCCATATTAGCCCAAGGTAAATGCATAGACAAGAACCCATTATGCATGAAGTCTTCAACTGTAAAAGAAAGTGATACTTCAAAGAGATTGGATAATGAAGCAACTGAACCTGCTGTTGTCAAGGGAAGCAATTCCTCAGATAACCACCGGCTTAGCTTTAGCCTGGGTAAGATCAGCAGAAGTTCTGGTTTTGAGGAAAGCTCAACCTTACCACAGTTGAGTTCCAACTGTGCTATTTTTAAAAGTGGTTCAGTGGGATCTGAAGCATCTGATTCTGTTTCTTCTGAGGAAGTTCATCCTGTGAAAGAATACTCTGACACTCTGCACTTATCATGTCGCCCTCAACTTAATGGATCTCATGAAGGCGGATTTTTTCAAGAAGTTAAACAGACTCAAGGGAAGGTCTCAAGACAAGATTTTCAGACTGTTTATGAGTTATCTGGCAGGGAACCATCAAGCTCAATCCATGGTTGGAGCAGGGGAGTCTCAAATGATTCATCTTCTGTATTCCCTTGTTCAAACAAAGGGCTAGTCATATCAACCCAAGGTAAATGCATAGAGAAGAACCCATCAACCGTGAAGCCTTCCTCATCACCAAGCTTTGAACCCTTGACCGTGAAGCCttcaagaggaaaagaaagtgaTGTTTCCAAGAGATTGGATAATGAAGCAACTGAACCTGCTGTTGTCAAGGGAAGCAGTTCCTCAGATAATCGTCGGTTTAGGTTTAGCTTTGGTAAGATCAGCAGAAGTTCAAGTTTCAAGGAAAGCTCAACCTTACCACAGTTGAGTTCTAAGTATACTATTTTTAAAAGTGGTCCAGTGAGATCTGAAGCATCTGATTACTTTTCTTCCGAGCAATTTCCCTCTGCAAAAGTATATTCTGAGATGCTGCACTCCTGCCCAGTTCCTGCTGGAATAGAGACCAGGGCCAATTCAAATAACTTAACCGCTGCTCAGGGAATGGGGCTCTCTAATGATGCTGCCCACCTGTTCTACAACCCAAATGGAACACAAAATAAGTCAAGTGCAGGTGCAATTCTGACTTCAAAGCCATTTGACGAAGCTACTGGAGTGGCAGCTAAGAAAGGAAGGCATCCATCACCTAATCGTCGCTTTAGCTTTAGCCTTGGTAAGATGGGCAGAAGTTTAAGTTTAAAGGAAACTTCGAGTGTTCCAGCGTTGAGTAACACATATGCTAGCTTCTACTCTGGTCCAATGAGTTCTGAAGAGCCTGGTATTTGCAACACTGCaaacagaaacaaaataaatattcataatcGAGTGAGGTCCAGCCCGTTAAGAAGGTTGCTAGACCCTATTTTGAAGGGTAGGGGAACAAAACCATGCCATTCTGCCGACGGAATTCAGTCATCTACTAGAAATctgaattcaacttttgaagtTATCAGCAGTACTGGATCCCTTCAGGACAAGAAGCATGAGGCATCAATATCCCAAGCTCTTTTGCAGCTTACTGTTAAGAATGGACTCCCTTTATTCAAACTTGTTGCTAATAACAATAGCGATATTCTTGTTGCCTTGAGAAAATTAACAGGATCCAGCAAAGATGATGCTAGCTGGGTTTACACATTTTACTCTGTCCAAGAAACTAAAAAGAAGAGTGGGAGCTGGATAAATCAAGGGCATAAAGGAAGAAGTTACGACTTTGGATATGATACTGTAGGCCAGATGAAGGTTTTCAGCTCTAATCATCCAGATTTGACCATACAGAGTTCCAAGGACCAATTTACAGAGGTAGAGTCGGTTCTATATGGTGTTGATATTAGACAGGCAGGTCAGGAAACCCAAGAATTAGTGCCAAACAGGGAGCTTGCTGCCATCATTGTCAAGACCCCGAGTGGGAATTCAAGTGATGATTCAGACCCGggaaaaaaatgcaaaaaattaacAGGGAGAGAGTTCATGAAGTCCTCACAGGAAGGTAGAACCTCCTGTAGGAAACAAGAGAGTGAGAAGTGCAGTAGCATCAGAGTCATTCTTCCTGGTGGTGTTCACAGCTTGCCTAGTACAGGAGTTCCTTCACCATTGATCAAAAGATGGAAAGCTGGGGGATCATGCGATTGTGGAGGTTGGGACGTTGGTTGCAAGCTGCGAATTCTCACCAGTGAGGATCAGAGCTGCAAGATGTCTAGACCATCCACATCTTGCCCTGAACCAgatcattttgatcttttcaatgaG GGAGGAGGTCCTGATGAAGGGCCAATGTTAAGCCTTACAACTTTCAAGAAGGGGATATTCTCTGTCGAATTCGATGCATCAATTTCCATGTTACAAGCATTCTCAACTAGTGTTGCGGTCATAAGTAGTCAGAAGGTATTTGACTTCTCAGACGAGAATCACCTCTCCGATGAAAAACTTCTCAACGAATCCACTTTGACTGGaaataatgggataaaggctcCTACTGAAGTCCGCAGGGAAGTTCCTATAAGATATGTCCCTTCTCTACCTCCATCTCCAGTTGGAAGAGTGTAG